The window ACAAGAAAAGCTATTCGGCAAAAAGTGACGGTCAAGGTTATTGGAGACTTAAGGTAAAAACGCCTGCTGCCAGTTATACCCCGTACACCGTTACCATCAGCGACGGTAAACCGGTCACCTTGTCCAACATCCTGATCGGCGAGGTTTGGGTTTGCTCGGGTCAATCCAACATGGAGATGCCGATGAAAGGATTTATGGATCAACCTATTGAAGGTGGACCTGAAGCAATTGCCGCTTCCCGCAATCCGGGCATCCGTTGCTTCACCGTGAAAAAAGCCTCCAAGTCTGCTCCTCAGGAGGACTGTTCTGGAACCTGGGAGATTGCAGGGCCTGAAACAACTCCGAACTTCACCGCAACTGGCTATTTCTTTGCCCGGATGTTGAACCAGACACTGGACATTCCCATCGGCCTGATCCACACCAGCTGGGGCGGGTCGCGCATCGAGGCATGGATGACCCCCTCCTCCATCAAGAGCGTCATTCCTGATGTGGAGATTCCCGCAACCGACAAGGATATCAAATCCCAGAACGGCTCCCCCACCGTGTTGTACAACGGCATGATACACCCCATCGCAGGATATGGTATTCGCGGTGCTATCTGGTACCAGGGCGAGTCCAACCGCGACGAACCGGAGAGATATGTGGAACTGTTCGACAAGATGGTACGTGAATGGCGTAACATATGGGAAGCAGGAGAATTCCCGTTCTATTACTGCCAGATTGCCCCCTTCAACTACGGAGGTGGACTCAACTCCGCATATATCCGCGAAGCACAGGCCAAAGGGATGAAGACTACCCCCAACACTGGGATGGCAGTCCTGATGGATTCAGACAGTCCGCTTTGCATCCATCCTCCCAAGAAGAAACTTGCCGGGGAGCGTCTTGCATTCTGGGCACTGGCAAAGACATACGGCATGGAGAGAATGCATTATCGCAGTCCTGAAGTGAAGTCCCTCACCGTTGAAGGACGTGTGGCCATCATCACGATGGATGTTACCGGTCCGGGTCTCACCACAAACGGCAAAGAGGTGCAGCAATTCCAGATTGCAGGTGAAGACAAACGCTTTTTCCCGGCAAAAGCGGCGGTATCCGGCAATCAGATCTTTGTCTTCTCGCCAAATGTAAAAAAACCGGCAGCTGTCCGCTACTGTTTCAACGACACCGCAGCAGCGGAGATCTTTACGGTAGAAGGGAACCTCCCCGTCTCTTCGTTCAGGACCGACAACTGGTAATTTTTTTTAGAAATTGATGGCCACGATGTTGACAGATAATTTTTTATTTCATATCTTTGCACCCGCAAATAGAAGGGAGGTTATTGTAACACTCAAAGAGACACCAGTATAGTACAACATATCTATCGTTCATTCCGCCGACTAAGGCGGATGCCACAAGCACATGAAACATCATGTGCACTATAAATCTTGTAGAAACAATAATCTCAAAAAATAAAAATATGATCATCGTACAATTAAAAGAGGGCGAAAACATCGAAAGGGCCTTAAAGAAATTCAAACGTAAATATGAAAGAACCGGTGTTGTAAAGGAGCTTCGCAGCCGCCAGGCTTACGCCAAACCTTCGGTCGTAAAGCGCAAAAAGAAACAACACGCTATTTACGTACAGAAAATGCAAGAAAACGAAGATTAATTTGCATAGTTAAAATTATTTTTCCTAACTTCGCATATCAACCAGGTTCGATATGTGGAAGGAAAAATGGATACAGAATCTCCGTAATGAGAAAAATTACTCCTCTCATACGGAGATTTCTTATTTTACCGACCTGACACAATTTCAGCAATTCATTGTAGAGGAGTGTGGAGTTTTCTCCCCGGAACAGGTAGACAGCGACCTTATCCGGCACTGGATTGCGCACCTGATCGAGACCGGCATCACCCCCCGATCGGTAAACCGGAAATTGAGCGCGGTAAAATCCTTTTTCAAATACCTTAAGAAAATCGGCAAGATCAACAGCAACCCCGCCGAAAAGATCAGAGGGCCCAAAACATCCAGAAAACTTCCGGCATTTGTCCATCACGAAGAGATGACACGGATCATCGATGACGAACTTGCCTATCCCGAATCTTTTGAAGGGGTGAGAGACCGCTTTATCATAGAGCTCTTTTATGTGACAGGCATGCGGAAATCGGAACTCATCGGGTTAAAAGATGCCGACATCGACGGCTACTCCAAGACAGTACGGGTCACCGGAAAAAGAAACAAACAGCGCATCATTCCCCTATCCGACGCCACTGTAGAAAAAATGAAAAACTATATAAACGTGAGAGACCGGGAAGTTCCAAACAAAACGGCCTTCCTGTTTGTTAGAAAAAATGGAGAACAAATGTATCCGAAAATGATCTATAACATCGTCAGGAAACATCTCGACTCGATCTCCACCCTACCGAAAAGGAGTCCACACGTTTTGCGGCACTCTTTCGCCACCGAAATGCTCAACAACGGTGCAGAGATAAATGCCGTCAAGGAGCTGCTGGGGCATTCAAGTCTGGCATCAACAGAGGTTTACACACATGTAACCTTCGAAGAATTAAAAAAAGTGTATCATAACGCTCATCCGAGAGCAAAAAACTAAAGGAGGAAAGATTATGGAATTACGTATTCAGTCGGTCAATTTCGATGCTACGGAACAGTTAAAGGCATTTACTGAAAAAAAGATCAAAAAGCTCGAAAGATTCAATGACAGTATTATTCAAACTGAAGTGCTCCTGAAGGTTATCAAGCCCGAAACCGCAAAAAACAAAGAGGCGTCCGTAAAGATGAATTTGAGAAACGGCGAGGCCTTTGCCAGCAAAGTCGCCGACACGTTTGAAGAGGCCATAGACCTCTGTGCCGAAGCATTGGAGAAGCAGATATTGAAGACGAAAGAGAAAAAGGAGAGATAATCGAGAAAAAATCATTCGAAAGTTTTGGTTATCCAAAAAATATCACTACCTTTGCGACCGTTTCTCCCCTATCGACGGGGGGAAGCGGTTAATCGCAAGATTATAAGCCTCTTTAGCTCAGTTGGCCAGAGCACGTGATTTGTAATCTCGGGGTCGTTGGTTCGAATCCGACAAGAGGCTCAAAATTTTGGGCAGTTACCAGAGTGGCCAAATGGGGCTGACTGTAACTCAGCTGGCTTACGCCTTCGGTGGTTCGAATCCATCACTGCCCACAAAGCAATGAAGAATACAATCTTCGGCTTTTATTGCGGAAGTAGCTCAGTTGATAGAGCATTAGCCTTCCAAGCTGAGGGTCGCGGGTTTGAGTCCCGTCTTCCGCTCTAAATTTCGCCTATGTAGCTCAGTGGTAGAGCACTTCCTTGGTAAGGAAGAGGTCGCGGGTTCAATTCCCGCCATCGGCTCATGAAACGGGAAAATGAGGGTGCTGGGATCAGCATCTCATTTTTGGCTACTTAATGACGTACGGGATTGAAAATTCAACATTTTATTAAAAACTAATTAATAGTATATTTTATGGCAAAAGAACATTTTCAGCGGACGAAGCCGCATGTTAACATCGGTACGATAGGTCACGTTGACCACGGTAAAACCACCTTAACGGCTGCGATTACCACCGTTTTGGCAAAAAGAGGTTTCTCTGAAGTACGTTCGTTCGATTCTATCGACAACGCTCCGGAAGAAAAAGAAAGAGGTATCACTATCAACACTTCACACGTTGAATACCAAACAGCAAATCGTCACTACGCACACGTTGACTGCCCGGGCCACGCTGACTATGTGAAGAACATGGTAACCGGAGCTGCCCAGATGGACGGTGCCATCATCGTTGTTGCCGCAACTGACGGTCCTATGCCTCAAACTCGCGAACACATCCTGCTGGCACGTCAGGTAAACGTTCCGAAGCTGGTTGTTTTCATGAACAAGGTCGACCTGGTTGACGACGAAGAGATGCTTGACCTGGTAGAGATGGAAATGCGTGAACTGCTTTCATTCTATAACTTCGACGGAGACAACACTCCTATTATCCGTGGATCTGCCCTTGGTGGTCTGAATGGCGAACCGAAATGGGAAGAAAAGATCATGGAGCTGATGGATGCAGTTGACGAGTGGATTCCGCTGCCTCCGCGCGATATCGACAAACCGTTCCTCATGCCGATCGAAGACATATTCTCGATCACCGGTCGTGGAACCGTTGCCACTGGCCGTATCGAAACCGGTGTTATCAAAACCGGTGAAGAGGTTCAGATCATCGGTCTGGGTGCTGAAGGCAAGAAATCTGTGGTTACCGGAGTTGAAATGTTCCGCAAGATCCTCGACAGGGGTGAAGCCGGCGATAACGTAGGTTTGCTGCTCCGTGGTATCGACAAGGATGAGATCAAACGTGGTATGGTTATCTCTCACCCCGGAAAAGTTCAACCTCACTCCAAATTCAAGGCAGAGGTTTATATCCTGAAGAAAGAAGAAGGCGGTCGTCACACACCGTTCCATAACAAATATCGTCCTCAGTTCTACATCCGCACCCTGGACGTAACCGGAGAGATCCAGTTGCCGGAAGGAGTAGAAATGGTTATGCCTGGTGACAACGTTACCATCGAAGTAGATCTGATCTACCCCGTTGCTTGTAACGTAGGTCTTCGCTTCGCAATCCGCGAAGGTGGACGCACCGTAGGTGCAGGCCAGATCACTGAGCTGCTCGATTAATAGAGTTACAAGATTTATTCCTCCTCTCCCTCCTTTCGGGGAGGGTCGGGGAGGCACCTTACGGGTCTAGCTCAGTTGGTAGAGCACTGGTCTCCAAAACCAGGTGTCGGGAGTTCGAGTCTCTCGACCCGTGCAAAACGATCCGAATAATCAATGAAAAAAATAGTTGCATATATTAAAGATGCTTATAACGAATTGGTTTATAAAGTATCTTGGCCATCCAGCAAGGAATTAGCCGGGAGTACAATGATTGTGATGATAGCTTCCGTCATCATTGCATTAATAGTATTCGGCATGGACTCCGCCTTTGAGTGGATTGTGAAATTTCTTTACGGTATTTTGTAATTTTCTGAATTAAGAGAAAATGGCTGAAAGCGAAAAAAAATGGTACGTTTTACGTTCCGTTAGTGGAAAAGAGAATAAGGTCAAAGAATATCTTGAGTCAGAAATTAAAAAAACCGATTTAGGAAAGTACGTTTCACAAGTTCTCATTCCCACAGAAAAGACTTATACCGTACGTAACGGAAAGAGGGTGCTGAAAGAGCGTGCCTATCTTCCCGGTTATGTGCTTATTGAGGCTGAACTTGTGGGTGAGGTCATTCATCAACTTAAAAACATCAACTATGTTGCCGGATTTCTCCCCAACACCACGAACCCTCAACCGTTGAGCGAAATGGAAGTGAAACGGATCCTGGGTACTATGGATGAGTTGGAAGAGGCAGGCGACGAACTGGATGTAAAGTATTATGTAGGTGAAATCGTGAAGGTGACCAGTGGTCCCTTCTGCAGTTTCTCCGGCGTAGTCGAGGAGGTGAATGATGAGCGAAAGAAGCTCAAAGTAATGGTTAAAATCTTCGGACGGGCTCAACTGCTCGAGTTGGGCTATATGCAAGTAGAGAAAGAATAATCAGATATTTGGTTACGCAGATTCTGTAAATTCTTTAAGTGTTTCGAAAACAGTAATTATTAAAATCAAAAAAATGGCTAAAGAAGTTGCTGGACAACTAAAATTACAAATCAAAGGAGGAGCTGCAAACCCATCTCCCCCAGTAGGACCTGCATTGGGTTCCAAAGGGATCAACATCATGGAGTTTTGCAAGCAATTCA of the Petrimonas mucosa genome contains:
- a CDS encoding sialate O-acetylesterase, translating into MKIFTKQFSLLLLLFLTASMLPLHADIKMPSIFGDNMVLQQQSEVALWGWAKPNGSVRVTTSWDKKSYSAKSDGQGYWRLKVKTPAASYTPYTVTISDGKPVTLSNILIGEVWVCSGQSNMEMPMKGFMDQPIEGGPEAIAASRNPGIRCFTVKKASKSAPQEDCSGTWEIAGPETTPNFTATGYFFARMLNQTLDIPIGLIHTSWGGSRIEAWMTPSSIKSVIPDVEIPATDKDIKSQNGSPTVLYNGMIHPIAGYGIRGAIWYQGESNRDEPERYVELFDKMVREWRNIWEAGEFPFYYCQIAPFNYGGGLNSAYIREAQAKGMKTTPNTGMAVLMDSDSPLCIHPPKKKLAGERLAFWALAKTYGMERMHYRSPEVKSLTVEGRVAIITMDVTGPGLTTNGKEVQQFQIAGEDKRFFPAKAAVSGNQIFVFSPNVKKPAAVRYCFNDTAAAEIFTVEGNLPVSSFRTDNW
- the rpsU gene encoding 30S ribosomal protein S21, encoding MIIVQLKEGENIERALKKFKRKYERTGVVKELRSRQAYAKPSVVKRKKKQHAIYVQKMQENED
- a CDS encoding tyrosine recombinase XerC — encoded protein: MWKEKWIQNLRNEKNYSSHTEISYFTDLTQFQQFIVEECGVFSPEQVDSDLIRHWIAHLIETGITPRSVNRKLSAVKSFFKYLKKIGKINSNPAEKIRGPKTSRKLPAFVHHEEMTRIIDDELAYPESFEGVRDRFIIELFYVTGMRKSELIGLKDADIDGYSKTVRVTGKRNKQRIIPLSDATVEKMKNYINVRDREVPNKTAFLFVRKNGEQMYPKMIYNIVRKHLDSISTLPKRSPHVLRHSFATEMLNNGAEINAVKELLGHSSLASTEVYTHVTFEELKKVYHNAHPRAKN
- the hpf gene encoding ribosome hibernation-promoting factor, HPF/YfiA family; the encoded protein is MELRIQSVNFDATEQLKAFTEKKIKKLERFNDSIIQTEVLLKVIKPETAKNKEASVKMNLRNGEAFASKVADTFEEAIDLCAEALEKQILKTKEKKER
- the tuf gene encoding elongation factor Tu yields the protein MAKEHFQRTKPHVNIGTIGHVDHGKTTLTAAITTVLAKRGFSEVRSFDSIDNAPEEKERGITINTSHVEYQTANRHYAHVDCPGHADYVKNMVTGAAQMDGAIIVVAATDGPMPQTREHILLARQVNVPKLVVFMNKVDLVDDEEMLDLVEMEMRELLSFYNFDGDNTPIIRGSALGGLNGEPKWEEKIMELMDAVDEWIPLPPRDIDKPFLMPIEDIFSITGRGTVATGRIETGVIKTGEEVQIIGLGAEGKKSVVTGVEMFRKILDRGEAGDNVGLLLRGIDKDEIKRGMVISHPGKVQPHSKFKAEVYILKKEEGGRHTPFHNKYRPQFYIRTLDVTGEIQLPEGVEMVMPGDNVTIEVDLIYPVACNVGLRFAIREGGRTVGAGQITELLD
- the secE gene encoding preprotein translocase subunit SecE, whose translation is MKKIVAYIKDAYNELVYKVSWPSSKELAGSTMIVMIASVIIALIVFGMDSAFEWIVKFLYGIL
- the nusG gene encoding transcription termination/antitermination protein NusG, which produces MAESEKKWYVLRSVSGKENKVKEYLESEIKKTDLGKYVSQVLIPTEKTYTVRNGKRVLKERAYLPGYVLIEAELVGEVIHQLKNINYVAGFLPNTTNPQPLSEMEVKRILGTMDELEEAGDELDVKYYVGEIVKVTSGPFCSFSGVVEEVNDERKKLKVMVKIFGRAQLLELGYMQVEKE